The following nucleotide sequence is from Pedobacter sp. PACM 27299.
TCTTCCAGCTTCAATACATCTGGCGTTCCAAATGAGGTAATTACAATTGCTTTCATGATTTTATGGCAACATTTATCCTGCCAAAACAAATCAGTGCCAGCTTCAAAATTGTTTATTCCCTAATAGCGGTCAATAAAAAAATAGATGCAAACAACTTGGACAGTTAAGTGTTATCTCATTCTATACAAAATTTTAATAGCCCTTCCATTACTATAATGTATGCGCGCAAAATTTTTCAAATCAACTATCGAAAATGGAAGATACAGTTCAACAACAAATCAGGTTATCTCTGCTTCAGATGGCATTGGATAACGCGGTAACTATTGAAGATTATGAAGAATGTCAGCAGTTATTAGAGTTAAAGCTTTCTGAGGAAAGCCAAAACCAATTAGCTGTTAACATGGCGGAAGCTAAATGATTCGGCAAAATCTGCTGTAATTTGTAAACTCTCCCCATCACATCGTCTATCTCCGTCATCTTTACCTGAGTCTCAGCAGTCACCGAATCATCTCCAACAGTTTTCTTTGCTCCTAAATGCGTTTCAGGTCTTGTATCTGAGGCATTTTTATGGTGTCAAAAAAGCGTTTTCTTTTTAAGCCTGGAGCCATGACGACTGCGGAAAATCCATATCAAATAAAACTATAAGTTCAAAATGAGGTCGCAGGACGATGCTTTTAAATGAAAATCTCAAAAGAAAGCACAATTTCTTAGCTGTCAAAAGTATAAATAACCAAAAAAGCACATATATTTGGACTCAAATTTTACAATTACATTTATATGGCAAAGGCATCTGAAATTAAAGTAGGAAACATTTTACGTTTTAACGGCGAACTGGTAACAGTTATTGAAATCTTACACCGTACCCCAGGTAAAGGTGGCGCATTCTACTTAGGTAAATTTCGCAACATTAAAACTGGAAAAATTGTGGAAGCCCGCTTAGGAACTGATGAGCAAGTAGAAATTTGCCGCGTAGAGACTAGTGACTACCAATATTTATATGAAGAAGGTGATTATTTTGTAGTAATGGACAATGAGTCTTTCGAGCAGTTCAGTGTTGCTAAAGAATTATTCGGTGAATCAGCAAAATTCCTTAAAGAAGGAATGGATGTGATCGTTTCTTTTGAAAGTGAAGAACCAATCATGGCTCAGGCTCCAAATTTCGTTGAATTGATGGTTACTTATGCAGAACCAGCGGTTAAAGGCGATACTTCTTCTGGTGCTCAGAAAATGGTTACGACAGAAAATGGTATCGAAATCAGAGTTCCATTGTTCGTTAACGAAGGTGATAAATTAAAAGTAGATACACGCACAGGTGAATATGTGGAGCGTGTGAAATAAGGAATTTCATTTCTAAAAAAGGCGGCTTAAAAAATAAGCCGCCTTTTTTTATGTGAAAAATCAGGGGGTTGAGGAAAGCGCTGCTGGCAGAATTTCGTCAATGATGACCTGCTGCAGTTTTTCTGGTTCACTATTAAAAACGGTATGTCCTGATTTTTCAAACCAAAACAAGGCTTTCTTTGGCGCTTTTATAAACTTATAGTAGTCTTCAACCAGGTAATGGGATTTTTGCTTGTCCCCGATTCCTTCTATGAAATATACCGGGCAATTTAATACCGGCAGGGTTTTGAAAAGGTTATTGGTCACTGTTTGTTTCCACATAGGGAACCAAATGGCCAGCCAATCATGATATTTTGCTTTGAAAGCGGCTTCTTTGGCGAAATCGACCCCATTATGGATGAACAGCCATTTTTGTGAATAGAATAAATCATCTTCCTTCTCGAATGGCAATTTTACCAGGGCCAGTTCTTTTACTGCGGTCGCATTCTGAGTTTCCTTTGCCCATTTATTCAACATTTCCATCGTTAATTTCTCACTTTTCCGTTGGTCTACGATCGCACTAATTGGAATATAAGCATATAGTGATTCCGGATGTTTAGCTGCAAAATCAAACCCCAGCATCGAGCCAAAAGAATGGGAAACCAGAAACAGTTTTTTACGATTGAAACGCTGCAATAGATAATAGATCAGCTCCTCTGTATCTTTTTGCAATAAGCCCAGTGATAGCTTTTCAGGAGATGAGTTGAGTTTTAAGGTTTCTCCGCTCTGCCTTTGGTCCCATTGAACGACCACAAAATTTGATTTTAGCTGGTCGGTGAAAGTATCCGCCACTGGAATCAATGAAGTACCTGGTCCGCCATGAAGGAACAGCAGCAAGGGTTTTTCTTCATCTACGCCCTGCAGCTTAATAAACTGCTTCATCCCACCGATCTCTACCACTGCTGTAGTATCTATTTTCATCGGGACGACCTTCTCGAGTGGGCTGCTTTTTCCCATTGCAATCGAAGCGATCAATACAAAAAGTAGGGTCAATTGCTTTATCATTTTAAATATTTAGGTTGAAACTTGTTTAAGGATTAATTGATCTGGCCAGCAAGGATTTTCCCTAATCGCTCGTATCCTGTTGCATTTGGATGCAGACCATCAGAAAACAAGGATTCATCAATTTGTTTTTTAGGGTTCAGGAAAACCGCTGAAGCATCTATAAATTTAAGGTCTTTGCCTGCAGCTATCCTGGCGATTAGTGGATTCAGCTTTGCAATTCTGAGCTCCATGCCTTTTCTTGGCAGGATGCCTACCACCACTATTTTTGCATTATGCTGCTTATACCTAATGGTTTTCAGCAACGTTTTAAGCCCTTGCAAAATTTCATCATCTGTATTGAATTCCAGGTTATTGGTACCGATCATCAGCACAATTTGTTGAGCAGAAAAACCATCCAGTTCTCCGTGATTAACGCGCCAAAGTACATTCTCAATACGATCCCATCCAAAGCCCATATTCACTGCATTTTTATTTCCAAAGTATTTAAGCCAGGCCTCTTTTCCATTTACATGCGGTGCAGCGGGTTGCCCTCCCCAGTAATGAGTGATGGAGTTCCCGATAAAAACCAGTTTTGGCTGATGTGCTGCTGTATAGGCTAAAACTTGGTTGTGCCTGGTTTCCCAGTCGTACGTATTGGCATCTCTCCGCTGCGTAACCGGGATAATGGTAGAAATACGACCTTCTTCTTCTTTAAAAATGCTTTTGATCTTCTTTTCATACGCGCTGGCATAGTTCATCATGCCGATATCATTGGGATGTACGCCATCTACCATGCTTTCAATATCTTGTCCAATCGCTGCTTTGGAAAGCAGGTACAGGTTTTTAACTCCTGTATTTGTTAGGGAATCTACGGTGTTTCTAAGGATTCCATTGATCGTTTCTACTTCAGTTTTCCTGATCGGCTGCATTTCAGCCTCTGCAAAACCATCATGTTCTGTAAGTAAGATCGGAACTCCTGGCCTTTTCTGTTGAATCTGTCTGATGGCATTTACGATCTTTTTACTCAGTGTGGCATTCATGTCTTTGCTGATCAGGTTGGGCAGGCAATCTAGCACGTATAGACTGGCATCTACTTGCCTGAGGTAGTCCAATACTTCGGGCTCCAGCTTCCCGTTTCCGGAGAAACCCAGGTTTACCATTGGCCGGTCCAGTTTTCTTCCGGTAATGGAGGTCCAGGCCAAACCTGGTCTTGTGGCACAGGCACCCTGAGCGATAGAAGTACCATATACTACAATTGGCTTTTCCTGCTGTACAGGGATTTTGGTTAAGCTGGCTTCTTTTGGAAGCCCAATTTCCATCCATTTCACACTATTGTACAGTGGCAGGTATAACTTATATTCCCAGTCTTTCACCTGGCCTTCTTTTCCTAAAATATTCGAGAAGCGATATTGAATGGTGTCTCCGAAGGCGAATTTACCGGCACACCAGAGCCATTTCCCGTTGATATCCTTAACGTATAAATCTACACCGCTCACCCCAGTAGCCGGCATGTGTGGCATCTGGAATGCCCCTTTAACTGTAAATTTAACGACGATCTCTTCTGCATCAGTTTTGAACCTCAGGTTTAGTCCAGCGCTATTTTCCGCCAGATTCCACACTGCAGTACGTACCTTTTTCTCTGCCTCTGCGGGGAGTCGGTCGTAGCTGTTCTTATAGCCATTTGACCAGCCTCTGCCATGAATCATACTGAGGCTGTCTGCTGCTGGATTCCAGGTTTTCTTTTCTTGTGCCAGCGCTGATTTAAAATCTGTTAAAGCCATGATAATGAGCATGGATATCAGGTATCTTTTCATTTGTTTATTTAGGTTCTTTTACAGGTATTATTTATCGGTCTGATCTGGCCATACTGCTGGTTTTCCAGTGCTTTTAACAATCGGCATCGGTGCTTCCCATTTCCTCAATTGCCCAGCTAGTAAGGCAGACAATTCTTTTACTTTCCCTGGGTTTTCCAGCGCCAGATCTTTGAGTTCTCCGATATCCGTTTTCAGGTCATAGAGTTCTTTGCTGCCGTCGCGCATGTTATAAATCAATTTCCAGACTCCTTTTCTGACCGCAGATTTATAATTGATTCCTGGCCCATCTTTAGGGATCCATTTATTCGGGGTATGCCAATAGAGTGCACGTTCGTTATCGGTATAATTTACATTTTTCAAGATCGGCACTATACTTTTTCCATCTAGTTCCTGAATGGTTTTATAGTGTTTTAGCCCTGCCATTTCCAGTATGGTTGGAAAGAAATCTTCGATGATGACGTATTGGTTTGCCGTTGCAGCAGGTTTTACCACACCGGGCCATTTCACGATCATCGGCTCGCGGATACCCCCTTCATTTACAGAGCCCTTACCAGCCTTCAAAGGTAGGTTTTGTGTATGTGGCAAACCACCTCTCGGTGGTGTCAGACTGAGTCCGCCATTGTCGCTCATAAAGATGATGATGGTATTTTGAGCCACATCATTTGCTTTTAAATAGTCCATGATATCCCCCAGACTTTTATCCATTCCTTCTATTAAAGAAGCGTATTTAGCTTCCTGCAGGTCTATACCTTTATCTATATATTTCTGATAGAAACGAGGATCAGCCTGTAAAGGATCATGTACGGCATAGTGCGCCATATTTAAATAAAAAGGCTGCTTGTTCTTTATCGGGCCATCCAATACTTTCATCGCTTCCAGTGTAAGTGCTTCTGTCAGGAAAGTATCTGAACCATAATATTTTTCTAAATCAGGTACCGATTGCATGGTATTTTTCCCAGGCTTGTTGCCATAATAATCCTGCGCAAAATAGCTTTGAGGATGACCAGCGGCATGCCCGGCCACGTTTACGATAAAACCGAGGTTGTACGGACTTGCCCCAGGCGTACCCACTGATGCCCAGTGTGCTTTTCCAACATGAACGGTGAAATATCCGGCATCTTTTAGCAATTGCGGATATGGAGTGGCGTAGATCGTATTTGAAATGCCTGCTTTAGGACTTAGACCGGTATAATTCCAGGTGGCAGCTGCAAACTGCTCATCTGTGTTATCGGAAGAAACATTGAGCTGCGGCGACGTCCAGTTGGTTACTTTATGGTGTGCTGCGTTCATTCCGGTGATCATGCTCACCCTGGTTGGTGTACATACCGGGGTGGCATAGGCATTCGTGAATTTGACACCATCTTTCGCCAGTCTTTCCATATTTGGCGTATGGTAACGTTCATTTAAAGGTGTTTTTTGTGTCCAGAAAGGCAAAGAAGTGTCTTGCCAACCCATATCGTCGACAAGAAACACGATGATATTCGGTTTTTTCTGGGCATAAATACTGCCGGCAGTGCCGATAAAAACAAGGGAAACGCTAAGGAGAAAACGCTGGAGCTTCGGACGATACAATTTCATATTCTAAAAATAGGGTGTTCTTTTAATAAAAAAAGCATTTAGAGTAATTAATTAGGGAGGAGCTGAGGGCAAACTCTGCCTTTTTATAGCCTTAGTACGGATATTTTTTAGTTAATTTGAAACACACACAACACTATTTAAATGAACCTAAAACGATTTTTACTAGTTTCTTTCTTAGCGGTAAGCACCAGTTTTTCGGTGCTGTCACAGGAAGCTAGTTACCCGATTATCCCTAAGCCTGCGCAGCTGGAAAAGATGCCAGGCCAATTCAACTGGTACAAGAACACGGTGATCCGCAATGGCGGAGGAGCTGGTTTTGCAGCTGCCACCAAAGAACTTCAGCAAGTTACTGCTGGTTTAAAGAGCAGCACTAAACGTCCTAATTTTATCCTGATCAAGAAAGATCAGGGAATTACTGCTGCAGAAGGTTATCAGCTGCTGGTAGAACCTAGTCAGATCACCATTTTGACGGCAAATCCGGAAGGCGCTTTTTGGGCGATCTCCACATTAAAACAACTGATTGGCAGCTCTGCATTAAAACCTGGTGCGGCTTCTTTTGTGGTTCCAGCGCTGAAGATTGCTGATGCCCCAAAATTCGCCTGGCGCGGGATCCACCTGGATGTATCCAGACATTTCTTCGATATGGCTTATTTAAAGACCTTTATCGACCGTATGGTCTTGTATAAATTTAACAAATTCCACATCCACCTGACCGATGATCAAGGCTGGCGTATAGAGATTAAGAAATACCCGGAACTGACTTCAAAAGGGGCCTGGAGGAAATTAAACGCTCATGATTCCGTTTGTTTGAAGCTGGCGAAAGACAATCCTGACTACGCTTTGCCGGAAAAACATTTCAAGACTATTGATGGTGAGCGGATGTACGGTGGATTTTATACTCAGGATGAAATGCGCGATCTGATTCGCTATGCGAGTTCCCGTGGCGTAGAGATGATTCCTGAAATCGACATGCCGGGCCACATGATGGCTGCTACGAAGCTCATGCCATGGCTGACCGCTTCTGGAATCAGTCAGCAGGGAAAAACCTTCTCCGAACCGCTATGTCCTTGTAAAGAGACGACCTATGAGTTTGCTGAAAACGTATTTTCAGAGATTTTCGCATTGTTTCCAAGCAAATATGTGCATTTAGGTGCTGATGAGGTAGAAAAAGACAGCTGGGCTAAATCTGAGGAATGCAAGGAAATGATGAAACGCGAAAACTTAAAGAGCGTAGAGGAGTTACAAAGCCATTTCGTGCACCGCATGGAGCGTTTTTTCAATAGCAAAGGTAAAAAGATGATCGGCTGGGATGAGATTCTGGAAGGTGGCGTATCTCCTACTGCGACCATGATGTATTGGAGAGCATGGGTACCAAAAGCACCTAAACATGCGGCAGAAAAAGGCTTGAATATGATCATGATGCCTGGTGAGTACTGCTATTTTGATTTTCAGCAGGATGCGGGATCGTTAAAAAAGGTATACGGATTTGATCCTTACAATTATGGATTTACCAAAGCAGAAGAGAAATTGGTATTGGGCGTTCAGGCGGGCATCTGGACAGAATACATCCCTTCGGAAGCACGTTTGGAATACATGATTTTCCCTAGAATGCAGGCACTATCTGAAGTGGCCTGGAGTACTGGAGAAAAAGATTGGGCTTCTTTTGAGAAGAGAATGAATGCACAATATCCTTTATTGGATGCAATGAACATCAATTACCGTCAGCCGGACCTGACTGGCTTTTCTCCGAAAAGTGTTTTTGTAGATCAGACAACCTTAAAAATTATCAACCCCTTAGCTGGTTCTATTTTGCGTTACACGACAGATGGCAGCCATCCAACGGTCAATTCTAAGGTATATAATGGTCAGCTCCTGATCAATAAACCTACTCAGGTGAAAATTACAGCCTTCCGTCCAAATGGAAAGATGGGTGAAGTTTATACCATTGATTACGACCAGCAAGCCTATTCAAAAGGACTATCCTTAAGTAAAGCGGAAAAGGGATTGAAATTCTCTTATTATCCTAAATCATATAAATCAGTTGTTGAAATTAAGGAAGCGGATAAAAAATCTGATGCCATTACTGCGGCAATAGAGATTCCGCTGAAAGAACAGGCGCCTACTTTTGGAACGCAGCATGAAGGTTATTTCTATGCTGATGAGGATGGTGTTTACACGTTTTACCTTCGTGCGGATGATGGCAGCAACTTGTATTTGAACAACAAGTTACTGGTTGACAATGATGGTTTACACAGCGCGATTGAAAAGTCGGCCCAGGTTGCTTTAGGCAAAGGCTACCACCCTTTCAAACTGCTGTTTATTGAAGGTGGAGGCGGTTATACGCTTGCTTTGGATTATGTTGGTCCGAATGGTCATCGTAAAACGGTAAGTGCAACTGACTTTGCACATGAATAACACTTTAGTTAAGGAACATTCTACTTTTGGGGAACCTCAACATACACCTGTCGGTTAACCAACATCTATAAAAAAGGCGGCGATCTAGATTTTTTTAGATCGCCGCTTTAATACATTAGTATTTTGGCTATACTTCCTCGGGCACCTGCGGTCTCCATAGGTTTGCATAGGCAGAATTCGGGTTGTGCTTTAATTCCTGATGACTTCCCTCCTCAACGACTACTCCTTTATCAAGCACAATGATTTTATCCGCATTGCTGAGTGTGCTTTATGTTTAATAAATGGTAATGCGGCAAAAGTGAGGAGGATAACCAGGACGGTTACCTGATAAATAATTTGGAAAGACTTACTAATTTGTGAACGGTAGACAATTGAAGTTATCATAGAATCAGTAAAGAAATTATGGGAGAGAATTGAAGAATACTTCTATTCAGCGAAGATTTACCACAAAATCAGGCGCCATTTATCAATGAAACAGGATTTTACGAGGGAAAAGAATGATTAATCAAGAGATTATTCAATCTATTCATTTCATTCAGAAAAATGAACCAATAAATTTAAACAAAACGATTAAAACATTAAAAAACCAATAAATAGTCGATTTTTCCATAAAATAAGAAAGCAATACCCCTATTTAATTCAATATTTTGTTTCAACTGAAAAATAAATACGAATTTTAGTCAAAACACCTCTAAACAAATCAAAAAAAACACAGCATTTACACCTTCTAATTTCTGTGGTCTTTGCATTCATATTTTTACCTGAAAATTCAGGATGGACCGTTTACCTTTGTCCTTATCATATTTATCAATACCCATGATTCATCAAGAGCTGACACGTAAAAAATTCATACAACAAACAATGGGCGCAATTGGATATGGCATCGCTGCCAGCGCTATTCCTACTTCAACTTATGCTATGGAAACACCAGAACGCCTACTCTCTTCAAAGGCATTAATTTTTAAAAATGTATTGCTGGAAACTGGGTTTGAGCGCGACGATTTCGAAATCACCGGCACCAAAACTGCTTTATTCTCTATGGTGGTTGAAGATGGAAAAATCAAGTCTATCGGGCCAAATAGCAATATAAAAGGAGCTATAGATGCTAAAGGATACCTCTTGTTACCTGCCATGAAGGACATGCACATTCATTTAGACAAAACCTATTATGGTGGAAAATGGAAAGCGACCTCCAAACGTCAGCGATCTGTGCAGGACATGATTTCATTGGAGGAGAAGATCCTGCCGGAAATGCTAAAGACTTCCACAGCCCGCGCTGAAAGTCTCATTGAATTACTACAATCCAAGGGAACTGATTTTGCGAGAAGTCATGTAAATATTGAACCCAGTTCTCAATTGAATTCTTTAAAGCATCTTTATAAAGCTATTGAAAACAAGAAGGGAAGTTTTGGAGTGGAAATCGTTGCGTTTCCTCAGCATGGGCTTTTCAAATCAAAATCCGAAGGCTTAATGAGGGAAGCAGCGCAGATGGATATTGATTTTATCGGTGGATTAGACCCGCAAAACATTGATGGTGATATCGAGAAATCCATAGATTTTACGGTACAGCTGGCATTGGATTACAAACGCGGAATTGATATCCATTTACATGAATCTGGGGAAAGTGGTTTTAAGACTGTTCAATATCTGATTAAAAAGGTAAATGAAAACCCGGAACTTAAAGGAAAAACATTCCTTAGTCATTGCTTTGCATTGGGTAAACTTCAGGGTAAAGTACTGGAAGAAACTTGCGAACAATTGGCTGCTGCCAGAATCGGGATCATTTCTACTATTCCTTTTGGCGGATTGATCATGCCAATTCCTACTTTATACAAACATGGTGTATCTGTGATGACCGGTACGGATAGCGTAGTAGACCATTGGAGTCCATTTGGGACTGGCAGCATGCTGCAAAAAGCTAACTTGATGGCACAGCTTTATGGTTATTCCACAGAACTGGAGCTTTCCAGGTGTCTGAAAATTGCGACGAATAATGTGCTGCCTTTAGATGAGCAGGGCAATCAGCAATGGCCAAAACCGGGTGATCAGGCAGATTTCAACCTAGTAGAGGCCAGCTGTTCTGCAGAAGCGGTAGCCAGACAATCAACGATAAAAGCATTGTATCACAAAGGGAGCTGTGCTTATCAAAATCTGGCCTAGTTATAAATACGTAATTATAGTAAGGTATGATTCCACTAAAAAATCATTAAATTAATCATCAAAAATATATGGTTAGAGCTTTAGTAATTTCCGGTGGTGGTAGTAAGGGTGCCTTTGCAGGCGGCCTTGCTGAATATTTAATTACGGTTTGCCAGTATGATTACAAAATATTTATTGGCAGTTCTACCGGAAGTTTACTGGTGCCTTTACTTTCTATTGGTAAAATAGACAAGTTAAAAGCCGTCTTTACTGCAGTCACACAGGATCAGATTTTCAACATAGATCCTTTTATTATCAAAAAGAAGGATGGGATCGTCAAAACCACCATCAATCATCTGGGGATTTTAAAGATGTTTTTAAAAAAACGGATGACCTTTGGAGAAAGTGAAAATCTACGGAATCTCATCAAAAAAACGATCAGCCGGGTTGATTATGAAAACATACAGAATTCTGGCCGTGATGTCATTGTGACCGTTTCGAATCTCACAAAAATGACGGTAGAGTATAAACTGGCAAAAGAGCATAGTTATGAGGACTATTGTGACTGGATTTGGGCTTCTACTTCTTTAGTTCCATTTATGAGTTTGGTGACCAAAAACGGCAATGATTATGCAGATGGGGGAATGGGCGATTTGATTCCCATCTATGAAGCCATACAAAGAGGCGCAACAGATATTGATGTGATCGTTTTAAAATCAGACCGGAATCTATTGCAAGCTCCCGCGATCCATAATGCGCTGGATTTAACCTACCGGATTTTCGGTTTTATGCTCAATCAAATTGGCCTTGATGATTTAACCATCGGAAAATTGGAAGGGCTGAATAAAAAGGTGAAACTGAATTTTTACCGCCCATTAGATGCGCTTACCTCCAATTCCTTGATATTTGATCCAGAACAGATGAAACATTGGTGGGATTTGGGCTATAAATGCGGTGAAGAAAATGCTTTAAATCCTAAAGTGATCGAGATCAATTGATGTGTATAAAGCTTAGACCTCCAAGATCAGTATCAGATATCCAGGGTATTAAAGAGCGCTCCCCTGCTGAGTTTATCATTCACCTTTGCGACCACGTCTACCTTTGCTTTCAGACATAATGCCTGATCCGAGCTGCGGATAATTTCCTGGAAAAACACGAGTTTTACGCCCTGACGTTCCGTTCTAAGCTGAACTGTAAATACATCGGTACTGCTGAGCGATCTTTTAAAATCCATCTCTATACGCGCTACCATTAACAGAATTCCTTGCGCGGTGAGTTCTTTAAAGGACTGCGATTTAGACAGCAGATATTCATGTCGGGCATGCTCTAAATAAGATTGATATACCGCATTGTTCACCACACCCTGGATATCACATTCGTAATCTCTCACTTTTAACTGAATTTCAAAAACATAATCCTTCATAGCGGCTAAAGATCGTGATCTTATCGATTATTCAAATGGATTTTTAAAAAAGAAACGCTGAAATATGAGGTATTTCAGCGTTTCTCTGTGTAATTCAGTTTATATCCCATTGTGATATCGATATTCTTCTAGTGCAAATACGACTATAATTCTGGAATCAATATACCTAATCCTCTGGCTCCAACTCAAATATCTCCTCCACAGGAACATTGAATACTTTGGCCATTTTTAAAGCGAGTACGGTAGAAGGTACATATTTACCGGATTCGATGGTGTTGATGGTTTGTCTGGAGACCTGTATCAAGTCACTAAGTTCTGCCTGGGTAATATTCTTTATCGCTCTCAGGACCCTCATTTTATTTTTCATCGACCAACCTTTCTCTATCTAACTTAAACAAACTATAATAAAATTTCACAATGAACACGAAAAATATAGTGAGCACATTATACAATGAAAAAATTGAAAACTCTATTCCATAAACTAATAAATTCACGAAAAACAAAATACCAAAATAAAATAGTACTGCCCATTGCCAGGATCGTAATCTAATTAAGGAAATATATTCGTCTTCGTTTTTTTCCCTGGAGAAACAGATCATCAATAAGCCAATTAATACACCACTGGAAAATATTGCCGTCGTCAGTTCATTATCTCCAAAAGTAAACAGACTGGGATAAGTCCAGGTAAAGCCAGGGATACCTAAATTTTTACCATCATGCATACTAGGATATATAGAACAGCAATAAATGTATAATGCTGCGGATACTAAAAAAAGGATCCAGCCAAATACCTTGTACTTACTGGGTAATAAGAGATTATTTTTCATAAAGCGTTTTTTTGCTAAACATAGGATATAAATATCAAACAAACAAGACACAAAGTAAAGTAAACTTTACTTTGTGTCTTGTTTGTTTGTCCATTTTACTCGTATATA
It contains:
- a CDS encoding patatin-like phospholipase family protein, producing MVRALVISGGGSKGAFAGGLAEYLITVCQYDYKIFIGSSTGSLLVPLLSIGKIDKLKAVFTAVTQDQIFNIDPFIIKKKDGIVKTTINHLGILKMFLKKRMTFGESENLRNLIKKTISRVDYENIQNSGRDVIVTVSNLTKMTVEYKLAKEHSYEDYCDWIWASTSLVPFMSLVTKNGNDYADGGMGDLIPIYEAIQRGATDIDVIVLKSDRNLLQAPAIHNALDLTYRIFGFMLNQIGLDDLTIGKLEGLNKKVKLNFYRPLDALTSNSLIFDPEQMKHWWDLGYKCGEENALNPKVIEIN
- a CDS encoding acyl-CoA thioesterase yields the protein MKDYVFEIQLKVRDYECDIQGVVNNAVYQSYLEHARHEYLLSKSQSFKELTAQGILLMVARIEMDFKRSLSSTDVFTVQLRTERQGVKLVFFQEIIRSSDQALCLKAKVDVVAKVNDKLSRGALFNTLDI
- a CDS encoding helix-turn-helix transcriptional regulator produces the protein MKNKMRVLRAIKNITQAELSDLIQVSRQTINTIESGKYVPSTVLALKMAKVFNVPVEEIFELEPED